A window of the Desulfobacterales bacterium genome harbors these coding sequences:
- a CDS encoding nucleotidyltransferase family protein, producing MNPKRPTAGIILAAGLSTRFGRPKQLMDLNGKPLIEWVVDACLSSRLDNIVVVLGHDARQIASNLSLRYNDRQVLTIINPQYKDGMSQSLRTGLANVMKDFPAVMFLLGDQPLVSSALIDQLLESFWESEKDICVPVYNGKRGNPTLFSSKFYQQLLNVSGDIGAREIIRAHPEAVLLVETKDPLPFFDIDTEKDLEELTAIMKNRNLE from the coding sequence GTGAACCCCAAAAGACCTACAGCAGGAATCATTCTGGCGGCCGGCCTGTCCACCCGGTTCGGCCGGCCCAAGCAGCTCATGGACTTAAACGGCAAACCGCTGATCGAATGGGTGGTGGATGCCTGTTTATCCTCCCGGCTGGATAATATCGTTGTGGTCCTCGGCCATGACGCCCGGCAAATCGCGTCCAATCTGTCGCTGAGATACAACGACCGGCAGGTTCTCACGATCATAAATCCTCAATACAAGGACGGTATGAGTCAATCCCTGCGCACGGGTTTAGCCAACGTCATGAAGGACTTTCCCGCGGTGATGTTTTTGCTGGGGGATCAACCATTGGTGAGTTCAGCCCTGATCGATCAGTTACTGGAAAGCTTTTGGGAGTCGGAAAAAGACATCTGCGTCCCCGTTTACAACGGCAAACGGGGAAATCCAACGCTTTTCAGCAGCAAGTTCTACCAACAGCTATTGAACGTATCCGGGGATATCGGCGCCAGAGAAATCATCCGGGCGCACCCGGAAGCGGTGCTTTTGGTGGAAACAAAGGACCCTCTGCCCTTTTTTGACATCGACACCGAAAAGGATCTGGAGGAACTAACCGCCATTATGAAAAATAGAAATCTTGAATGA
- a CDS encoding dihydroorotate dehydrogenase electron transfer subunit, whose translation MIDRETEIAFNTQVAADTYVMGFKAPEIVAAASPGQFVMIRVGSALEPLLRRPFSIGGTLQGELLLILYKVIGKGTALMAKAEKGDHMAVLGPLGRGFSQPRPGKRPILAAGGIGIAPLLFLAQTLAVSKPLFLAGYRREAEKVPFDTFGLTDENLLIATDDGSLGHHGFVTELLETHIHQAEKASAIVYACGPAPMLKKVAALTISSQTSCQMSLEANMACGLGACQGCAVKSSTPDRITYYLVCKDGPIFPARAIDWETL comes from the coding sequence ATGATTGACAGGGAAACAGAAATCGCATTCAACACGCAGGTGGCAGCCGATACCTATGTGATGGGGTTTAAAGCCCCTGAAATCGTCGCTGCGGCAAGCCCCGGACAGTTTGTCATGATCCGGGTGGGCTCGGCCCTGGAGCCGCTCTTGCGGCGGCCGTTCTCCATCGGGGGAACCTTGCAGGGAGAGCTGCTCCTGATCCTTTATAAGGTCATCGGCAAAGGGACGGCCCTCATGGCTAAAGCGGAAAAGGGGGACCATATGGCGGTCTTGGGGCCGCTGGGCCGGGGATTTTCCCAGCCCCGGCCGGGAAAAAGGCCGATACTGGCAGCGGGCGGAATCGGCATTGCCCCCCTGCTGTTTTTGGCCCAAACCCTCGCTGTTTCCAAACCGCTGTTTCTGGCCGGTTATCGCCGCGAAGCCGAAAAGGTCCCCTTCGACACATTCGGGTTGACGGATGAAAACCTTCTGATTGCAACCGATGACGGCAGTCTCGGGCATCATGGTTTTGTTACGGAATTGCTTGAAACCCATATCCATCAGGCAGAGAAGGCTTCAGCGATCGTCTATGCCTGCGGACCGGCGCCCATGCTCAAAAAGGTGGCGGCTTTGACCATCTCAAGCCAAACCTCCTGCCAGATGTCTTTGGAAGCCAATATGGCCTGCGGCCTGGGGGCCTGCCAGGGGTGTGCGGTGAAATCATCGACACCGGACCGAATAACCTACTATCTGGTATGCAAGGACGGGCCGATATTTCCGGCCCGCGCCATTGATTGGGAGACCCTATGA
- a CDS encoding dihydroorotate dehydrogenase, producing the protein MSITKPDLSVTLGPLKLQNPLMTSSGTFGYGQEYSELFDLNSLGGIVVKGLSVNPKTGNPPPRIVETACGMLNAIGLANMGLKAFVEKIVPWLAELTTRVVVNIYGHTIDDYRAVAEGLKGIDAVSALEVNISCPNVECGGMVFGTDPKVAAQVTEQVLKIADKPVIVKLSPNVTDIRVMARAVEGAGAHVISLINAPTGMAVDIKTRRPKLANVSGGLTGPAIRPIALHMVHQVVRTVKIPVIGIGGIMNYQDALEFFIVGARAVQVGTANFINPRTALNIVEDLERYCIENGIAAITDIIGTLDLPPWK; encoded by the coding sequence ATGAGTATAACCAAACCGGACCTGTCCGTCACATTAGGCCCCTTAAAGCTGCAAAATCCCCTGATGACCTCTTCCGGCACTTTCGGCTACGGTCAGGAATACAGTGAGCTGTTTGATCTGAATTCACTGGGCGGAATCGTTGTCAAAGGGCTGTCGGTGAATCCGAAAACCGGGAACCCGCCCCCCCGGATCGTGGAAACCGCCTGCGGCATGCTCAACGCCATCGGTTTGGCCAACATGGGGCTGAAGGCCTTTGTGGAGAAAATCGTGCCGTGGCTGGCAGAGCTCACCACCAGGGTCGTCGTGAATATCTATGGCCACACCATTGATGATTATCGCGCGGTGGCCGAAGGACTTAAAGGGATTGATGCGGTTTCCGCTCTGGAAGTCAATATATCCTGCCCCAATGTGGAGTGCGGCGGCATGGTATTCGGCACCGACCCGAAGGTTGCGGCCCAGGTGACGGAGCAGGTTTTGAAAATTGCGGACAAGCCGGTGATTGTGAAGCTCTCCCCCAATGTGACCGATATCCGGGTAATGGCCCGGGCGGTGGAAGGGGCCGGGGCCCACGTGATCTCCCTGATCAACGCCCCCACGGGAATGGCCGTGGATATCAAGACGCGGCGGCCGAAGCTGGCCAATGTTTCCGGCGGGCTCACCGGTCCGGCCATCCGTCCCATCGCGCTGCATATGGTGCACCAGGTGGTGCGTACGGTGAAAATCCCGGTCATCGGCATCGGCGGGATCATGAACTACCAGGACGCCCTTGAGTTTTTTATCGTGGGCGCCCGGGCGGTGCAGGTGGGGACCGCGAACTTTATCAATCCCCGCACGGCCCTGAATATCGTGGAAGATCTCGAACGCTACTGCATCGAAAACGGCATCGCCGCCATAACCGACATCATCGGAACCCTCGATCTGCCGCCGTGGAAATAA